A portion of the Micromonospora vinacea genome contains these proteins:
- a CDS encoding DUF305 domain-containing protein: MDEQFVAERPGSRVRTGRLVGVVATLVATALAVGLSQGWGRTDQAPVASSATASSAAAVPTAPVVLNGTDDAFVQLLIPMNEGALALIDQLDTRPAAADPSLRALLGELRTAHQAELRDLRGLLAAGNVPELNIHEGHQMPGMVTDVTLAELRAAPDAEVSSRAAALIRAHLAQTVVLCRGEQTAGGSPELKALAGRIQQARAAELSTLDDRPGAPTAAPGG, from the coding sequence GTGGACGAGCAGTTCGTGGCAGAGCGCCCCGGCTCTCGCGTACGGACCGGGCGGCTGGTCGGCGTCGTCGCGACCCTGGTCGCCACCGCGTTGGCCGTCGGTCTCAGCCAGGGTTGGGGCCGCACCGACCAGGCCCCCGTGGCCTCGTCGGCCACCGCCTCGTCGGCCGCCGCGGTGCCGACCGCGCCGGTGGTGCTCAACGGCACCGACGACGCCTTCGTCCAACTGCTGATCCCGATGAACGAGGGCGCGCTCGCGCTGATCGACCAGCTCGACACCCGCCCGGCGGCCGCTGATCCGTCGCTGCGGGCCCTCCTCGGCGAACTCCGCACGGCTCATCAGGCGGAGTTGCGGGACCTGCGGGGGCTGTTGGCCGCGGGCAACGTGCCGGAGCTGAACATCCACGAGGGGCATCAGATGCCCGGCATGGTCACCGATGTCACCCTCGCCGAGCTGCGTGCCGCTCCGGACGCCGAGGTGTCATCCCGGGCGGCCGCCCTGATCCGGGCGCACCTCGCGCAGACAGTGGTGCTGTGCCGGGGTGAGCAGACAGCCGGGGGAAGCCCGGAGCTGAAGGCGCTCGCGGGCCGGATCCAGCAGGCGCGGGCCGCCGAGCTGAGCACGCTGGACGACCGGCCCGGCGCGCCCACCGCCGCGCCGGGCGGCTGA
- a CDS encoding GNAT family N-acetyltransferase, which translates to MTYQEKIAGLGELSLVAVDPERDAALLHGWVTLPRNAFWGMGSHTLEEVREIYAFVDSLPTHHAYLIIVDGEPVGLFQSYQPEADPVGERYPVQPGDVGMHLLLSPDRRLARSLTNAVGPAVARFLFRDPAAQRIVVEPDVRNHLALRRLEIEGFTFDSEIDMPDKRAQLAFLTRARFAQRHPTPA; encoded by the coding sequence ATGACGTACCAGGAGAAGATCGCCGGTCTCGGCGAGCTGTCGTTGGTGGCCGTGGACCCGGAACGGGACGCCGCCCTCCTGCACGGTTGGGTGACCCTCCCCCGCAACGCCTTCTGGGGCATGGGTTCGCACACCCTCGAAGAGGTACGCGAGATCTACGCCTTTGTGGACAGTCTGCCCACCCATCACGCGTACCTGATCATTGTCGACGGGGAGCCGGTCGGCCTCTTCCAGAGCTATCAGCCCGAGGCGGACCCGGTCGGCGAGCGCTACCCCGTCCAGCCCGGCGACGTGGGGATGCACCTGCTACTCAGCCCCGACCGACGCCTCGCCCGCAGCCTCACCAACGCGGTCGGCCCGGCCGTTGCCCGCTTCCTGTTCCGCGACCCGGCCGCGCAGCGAATCGTGGTCGAGCCGGACGTCCGCAACCACCTCGCCCTGCGCCGACTGGAGATCGAGGGCTTCACCTTCGACTCCGAGATCGACATGCCGGACAAGCGGGCCCAACTCGCGTTCCTGACCCGCGCCCGGTTCGCGCAGAGACACCCGACGCCGGCCTGA